A single window of Irregularibacter muris DNA harbors:
- the pstC gene encoding phosphate ABC transporter permease subunit PstC encodes MTTTKGETRKGKIQAQHFLTVEKMIEYLFFFSALFAVICIVMITGFIFYKGTPAIKEIGLLNFVFGKIWRPSGEMYGIYSMIIGSILSTIGAIILGVPIGLLTAIYIAELAKDRVVNILQPAIELLAGIPSVVYGFFGLVVIVPWVSDVFGGAGNSLLATSMILGIMILPTIINISVSSIRAVPKEYKEGSLAMGATTIQTIFKVIVPAAKSGILAAVILGVGRAIGETMAVILVSGNSPLVPQKITDPIRTLTANIALEMKYAYGLQEEALFATGVILFIFIMLLNFILTAFIRRAGE; translated from the coding sequence ATGACGACTACAAAAGGAGAAACAAGAAAGGGAAAGATACAGGCTCAACATTTTCTCACAGTGGAAAAAATGATTGAGTATTTATTTTTCTTTTCTGCGCTCTTTGCGGTCATTTGTATTGTCATGATTACAGGGTTTATTTTCTATAAAGGGACACCAGCCATAAAAGAAATCGGGCTATTAAACTTTGTATTTGGGAAGATTTGGCGCCCTTCGGGAGAGATGTATGGGATTTATTCTATGATTATTGGATCAATCCTTAGCACCATTGGAGCCATTATTCTAGGAGTACCCATAGGTTTATTGACAGCCATTTATATCGCTGAGTTAGCAAAAGATCGGGTGGTAAACATACTCCAACCGGCTATAGAACTACTGGCAGGCATTCCCTCGGTGGTTTATGGCTTTTTCGGGTTGGTGGTCATTGTTCCTTGGGTTAGTGATGTCTTTGGAGGGGCAGGAAATAGTTTGTTAGCCACCAGTATGATATTGGGGATTATGATTTTGCCAACCATTATTAATATTTCGGTATCTTCTATAAGGGCAGTGCCCAAGGAATACAAAGAGGGTTCTTTAGCCATGGGGGCAACAACCATACAGACTATTTTTAAAGTGATTGTGCCAGCGGCTAAGTCAGGAATTCTGGCTGCAGTGATTTTGGGAGTGGGAAGGGCCATTGGAGAAACTATGGCGGTAATTTTGGTTTCTGGGAATTCCCCCCTTGTGCCCCAAAAGATCACTGACCCCATTCGAACCTTAACTGCCAATATTGCTTTAGAAATGAAATATGCCTATGGATTACAGGAAGAAGCCCTATTTGCAACAGGGGTAATTCTCTTTATTTTCATTATGCTTCTGAATTTTATCCTTACTGCATTTATTCGTAGGGCAGGTGAATAA
- the pstA gene encoding phosphate ABC transporter permease PstA, which produces MNGQRYKDRMLEIIIKISTMITLGISVGILFYILINGLGALSWEFLTSYPNEVEHALFPMIVTTVYMVLLSLFISTPIGVFAAIYLVEYAKPGKIVKLIRFATESLAGIPSIIYGLFGMIFFSSVFGLSFSLVSGAITLSIMVLPTVIRTTEEALLAVPIGYREGSLALGASKLRTIVKVVIPSAMLGILTAVILNIGRIVGETAAVYLTAGMVPEIPQTIFQSGRTLSVHMYLLAGELIDFDKAYATATVLVVIILMINIVANRIGKLLSKSRKNLS; this is translated from the coding sequence ATGAATGGTCAAAGATATAAAGATAGGATGTTAGAAATCATCATAAAGATATCTACCATGATTACCTTGGGGATATCTGTGGGAATATTATTTTATATTTTAATCAATGGACTGGGGGCGTTGAGCTGGGAATTTTTAACCAGCTATCCTAATGAAGTAGAGCATGCATTGTTTCCTATGATTGTGACTACGGTATATATGGTTCTTTTATCTCTATTTATTTCCACACCCATAGGAGTATTTGCGGCCATATATCTCGTAGAATATGCAAAGCCTGGGAAAATTGTTAAGCTTATTCGCTTTGCTACGGAAAGCTTAGCAGGTATTCCCTCCATTATTTATGGATTATTTGGCATGATCTTTTTCTCCTCTGTTTTTGGTCTATCCTTTTCCTTGGTGTCAGGAGCCATTACCCTAAGCATTATGGTGTTGCCCACCGTCATTCGAACCACAGAAGAGGCCTTGCTTGCTGTGCCTATAGGATATAGAGAAGGGAGCTTGGCTTTGGGAGCATCAAAATTGAGGACAATTGTAAAGGTGGTTATTCCCTCCGCCATGCTGGGTATTTTAACAGCAGTTATTTTGAACATCGGTAGAATTGTGGGGGAAACAGCGGCTGTATATTTAACAGCGGGCATGGTTCCTGAAATTCCCCAGACCATTTTTCAATCTGGTCGTACTTTATCGGTGCATATGTATCTTTTGGCAGGGGAATTAATTGACTTTGATAAGGCCTATGCCACGGCTACCGTATTGGTGGTCATTATTCTGATGATCAATATCGTTGCCAATAGAATAGGAAAATTGCTCAGTAAATCCAGAAAGAATCTATCATAA
- the pstB gene encoding phosphate ABC transporter ATP-binding protein PstB — protein MKNAKIRVKNLDLYYGEFQALKNIHIEMEEGKITACIGPSGCGKSTFLKVLNRMNDLVENVKITGEVKIDDIDIYKDIDVIKLRKNVGMVFQKPNPFPMSIYDNVAYGPRCHGIKKKNILDEIVESSLKKAALWEEVKDRLHKNALGLSGGQQQRLCIARAIAVEPEIILMDEPTSALDPIATAKIEELMEELRKNYTIVIVTHSMSQAGRISDNTAFFLNGEIVEHGITSQIFTNPKDKRTEDYITGRFG, from the coding sequence ATGAAGAATGCAAAAATACGAGTAAAAAATTTAGATTTATATTATGGAGAATTTCAAGCCCTTAAAAATATTCATATTGAAATGGAAGAGGGAAAAATAACCGCTTGTATTGGACCCTCGGGCTGTGGAAAATCCACTTTTTTAAAAGTGCTCAATAGAATGAATGATCTGGTGGAAAATGTAAAAATCACTGGGGAAGTTAAAATTGATGATATAGACATTTATAAAGATATAGATGTCATCAAGCTCAGAAAAAATGTAGGCATGGTTTTTCAAAAACCTAACCCCTTTCCCATGAGTATCTATGATAATGTTGCCTATGGTCCCCGCTGTCATGGAATAAAAAAGAAAAATATCTTAGACGAAATTGTAGAAAGCAGTTTGAAAAAAGCCGCCCTATGGGAGGAAGTAAAGGACCGTCTTCATAAGAATGCTTTAGGGTTATCAGGGGGGCAACAACAGAGGTTATGCATTGCTAGGGCTATTGCCGTAGAACCCGAGATTATCCTAATGGATGAACCTACCTCAGCCCTAGATCCCATAGCTACAGCGAAAATAGAAGAACTAATGGAAGAGCTTAGGAAGAATTATACCATTGTTATTGTTACCCATTCTATGAGTCAAGCAGGGAGGATTTCTGACAATACAGCCTTTTTCTTAAATGGAGAAATTGTAGAACACGGAATAACTTCGCAAATTTTTACCAATCCCAAGGATAAAAGAACAGAAGATTATATTACAGGAAGATTTGGTTAA
- the phoU gene encoding phosphate signaling complex protein PhoU translates to MTARINFERELTQLHERILLMSSMVEEMLQQSIEALKNKDISLAQKVIKKDDGIDEKELEIQDFCIQLIARQRPLAKDLRLITASLKIITDLERIADHAVDISKITLQLSEESYIKPLIDIPRMAELAKLMMKDSIDSYVKENAEFAKEVAEKDDEIDHLFKQIYRELLVYMMEDPSKITQATHFLFVARYLERVADHTTNICEAVIYLVTGIYKDLNA, encoded by the coding sequence ATGACTGCTCGTATAAATTTTGAACGGGAATTGACCCAATTACATGAAAGAATACTATTAATGAGCTCTATGGTAGAAGAAATGCTACAGCAATCTATTGAGGCTTTAAAAAATAAAGATATTTCCCTAGCCCAAAAAGTGATAAAAAAGGATGATGGAATTGATGAAAAAGAATTAGAGATACAGGATTTTTGCATTCAACTTATTGCTAGGCAGCGTCCCTTGGCTAAGGATTTGCGTTTGATTACTGCTTCTTTAAAAATCATAACAGATTTAGAACGGATTGCCGATCATGCTGTAGATATTTCTAAAATTACTCTTCAGCTTTCAGAGGAAAGCTATATTAAGCCTTTAATTGATATTCCACGCATGGCAGAGCTGGCCAAATTAATGATGAAAGATTCTATTGATTCCTATGTAAAGGAAAATGCAGAGTTTGCCAAGGAAGTAGCTGAGAAGGACGATGAGATTGATCATTTATTCAAACAAATCTATAGGGAATTATTAGTTTATATGATGGAGGATCCCAGCAAGATTACCCAAGCCACTCATTTTTTATTTGTTGCACGCTATCTAGAAAGAGTAGCTGATCATACCACCAATATCTGTGAAGCAGTTATTTATTTAGTGACAGGAATATATAAAGACTTAAATGCATAG
- a CDS encoding PadR family transcriptional regulator, which translates to MSLKHGLLGLLNYGSMTGYELDKAFKASLSFFWQAKTSQIYRELDAMERHGWLTSQRVIQSEKPNKRVYTITEDGKEELVKWLSSPESDIVDAMHVRSAFLMRVFFAGETSIQQSLEMLRRYRQKCLESSEGLRVAYDAISDYGAIVSDEKKSKYWEIVVLYGEAFFDAGLSWTDKAIAILEEELRG; encoded by the coding sequence ATGTCGCTCAAGCACGGTTTACTGGGGCTATTGAATTATGGTTCTATGACAGGATATGAATTGGATAAAGCGTTTAAGGCCTCTCTTTCATTTTTTTGGCAGGCAAAGACCAGTCAGATTTACCGGGAATTGGATGCTATGGAACGCCACGGCTGGTTGACCAGCCAACGCGTTATTCAGAGTGAAAAACCAAATAAGAGAGTATATACAATCACAGAGGATGGAAAAGAAGAACTTGTTAAGTGGCTATCCTCACCAGAATCAGATATTGTGGATGCAATGCATGTTAGAAGTGCATTTCTAATGCGTGTATTCTTTGCCGGGGAAACGAGTATACAACAATCTTTGGAAATGCTTCGTAGATACAGACAAAAGTGCCTTGAAAGCAGTGAAGGATTGCGCGTCGCTTATGATGCCATCTCTGATTATGGAGCGATTGTCAGTGATGAGAAGAAATCAAAATACTGGGAAATAGTAGTGCTTTATGGAGAAGCGTTTTTTGATGCTGGATTGAGCTGGACAGACAAAGCCATTGCCATATTAGAAGAGGAGCTGAGAGGATGA
- a CDS encoding flavodoxin family protein, whose translation MKVLVLNGSPKSGHSNTMRLTRAFLKGTKWTDAEIVDVTNANVKGCLGCFACWNKTPGKCIINDGMDEILAKIITADVIIWSFPLYYFSVPGGLKNLIDRQLPLNLPFMAEGTESGGHSLRYDLTCQKHLVISTCGFWASKGNYDSIISMFDHFCGKSNYTTIFCGQGELFRVPELKSSTDAYLEIVRRAGAEYVYGKIRSETQAELAEPLYPQDMFEKMADASWGIIKSKDGNVLIDESLSFTEQMAALYRPDGMERVLEFHYTDINKTYQILLTKQGSKVITGSFRPYTTRIETPYSVWRSISRNEISGQDALFQRRYKVLGDFSLMLKWEELFCTSAPPKPSGTAPLRKTNMLVLLVPWIVIWTAIAIDSTIGGVVGIVVATIVPLLWIVFRPVVFEQISVPIVVGLSLGVLFGADTRLIITGSYFIFGLIWTIGAFTQIPLTAHYSAAKYGEERAFANPLFITTNRILTATWGALYLATSIWTYILMGTSFSPYIGLINSILLALMGIFTAWFQKWYPARWARG comes from the coding sequence ATGAAAGTCTTGGTTTTAAACGGGTCTCCTAAAAGTGGACACAGCAATACCATGCGCCTTACCCGTGCATTTTTGAAGGGAACTAAATGGACTGACGCGGAGATTGTTGATGTAACAAATGCTAACGTAAAAGGCTGTTTGGGGTGCTTTGCTTGTTGGAATAAAACACCAGGAAAGTGCATCATAAATGACGGCATGGATGAAATTCTTGCAAAAATAATCACTGCAGATGTGATTATTTGGTCTTTTCCGCTGTATTATTTTAGTGTTCCTGGTGGCTTAAAAAACCTTATTGATCGGCAGCTTCCCTTGAATCTGCCGTTTATGGCAGAAGGCACAGAAAGCGGAGGGCATTCGCTACGCTATGACTTAACGTGTCAAAAGCACCTTGTTATTTCAACTTGCGGTTTTTGGGCATCAAAGGGTAATTATGATTCTATTATTTCCATGTTTGACCATTTTTGTGGAAAGAGTAACTATACGACAATCTTTTGTGGACAGGGAGAGCTGTTCCGTGTACCAGAACTAAAAAGTAGTACAGATGCATATCTAGAAATTGTCCGTCGTGCAGGGGCTGAGTACGTCTATGGAAAAATCCGGTCGGAAACTCAAGCAGAGCTTGCGGAGCCATTATATCCACAGGATATGTTTGAAAAAATGGCAGATGCTTCCTGGGGCATTATCAAGAGCAAGGACGGGAATGTACTGATAGATGAAAGCCTTAGCTTTACAGAACAGATGGCAGCCTTATATAGACCAGATGGTATGGAGCGTGTATTGGAGTTTCATTATACCGACATTAATAAAACCTATCAAATTTTGTTGACAAAGCAAGGGTCTAAAGTGATAACAGGCAGTTTCAGGCCATATACTACAAGAATTGAAACGCCTTATTCGGTTTGGCGTTCTATCTCCCGCAATGAAATTTCTGGGCAGGATGCACTGTTTCAACGGCGTTATAAAGTTCTAGGGGATTTTAGTTTGATGCTAAAGTGGGAGGAATTGTTTTGTACATCAGCTCCTCCGAAACCATCTGGTACAGCTCCTCTGCGCAAGACCAATATGCTGGTCCTTCTCGTGCCATGGATTGTCATTTGGACCGCCATAGCGATAGATTCCACCATCGGCGGTGTAGTAGGCATTGTCGTGGCAACCATTGTCCCGTTGCTATGGATTGTGTTCCGACCTGTGGTGTTTGAGCAAATCAGTGTCCCGATTGTGGTGGGGCTTTCGTTGGGGGTCTTATTTGGTGCGGATACAAGGCTTATTATTACCGGCAGTTATTTCATATTTGGACTAATATGGACCATCGGTGCATTTACCCAAATACCACTTACCGCTCATTACAGTGCAGCAAAATATGGTGAAGAAAGAGCCTTTGCAAATCCACTTTTTATCACTACAAACCGAATATTGACCGCCACGTGGGGTGCGCTATATCTTGCCACGTCGATTTGGACTTATATTCTGATGGGCACCAGCTTTTCTCCCTACATAGGTCTAATCAATTCCATCTTGCTTGCACTGATGGGCATTTTTACAGCATGGTTTCAAAAGTGGTATCCGGCACGATGGGCAAGAGGATAA
- a CDS encoding RNA-binding S4 domain-containing protein, producing the protein MRLDKYLKNSRLIKRRTIAKEACNSGRIMVNDKVAKASTEVKAGDILTVTLGNNPYKVEILDTPEHVLKDQSKELYRNLD; encoded by the coding sequence ATGAGATTAGATAAATATTTAAAAAATTCTAGACTGATCAAGAGAAGAACCATAGCTAAGGAGGCTTGTAACTCCGGGCGAATCATGGTCAACGATAAAGTAGCCAAGGCCAGTACAGAGGTAAAGGCAGGGGATATTTTAACCGTTACCTTGGGCAACAACCCTTATAAAGTAGAAATCCTGGACACTCCAGAACATGTTTTAAAGGATCAATCCAAAGAATTATATAGAAATTTAGATTGA
- a CDS encoding SpoIID/LytB domain-containing protein: MNKKHKALTIFMLILFLFTLLSGCARQERRIGENRETPQKQQKETPVKKPPIPEQLRNDRNLVVYVVDEGAKKEIDIEEYVAEVLGGEMKNDWPEEALKAQAILARTFVMEFLVTKTSKYEGADVSTDIEEAQAWNRAAVNERIKKAVQETTGMVLSHGGQYVKAWFHAHAGGKTATAKEGLSYKEAEPPYIQVVDSPDSPEAPKEDAQWTAEFSKQEIIQAAKKMGNDINGLNDIKVNQRGPSGRALNLAIDGITVSAPELRIALGSTKLKSTFLTDIKRVGDKVVFSGKGYGHGVGMSQWGAYAMAKNGKNATEIIQHYFKDVSLVKLWD; this comes from the coding sequence ATGAATAAAAAACACAAAGCATTGACCATATTTATGCTTATCCTATTTTTATTTACTCTTTTATCAGGATGTGCTCGTCAAGAAAGAAGAATTGGAGAAAATAGAGAGACTCCTCAAAAACAGCAGAAAGAAACACCGGTGAAAAAACCCCCTATACCTGAGCAACTAAGAAATGATCGTAATTTAGTGGTATATGTGGTGGATGAAGGAGCAAAAAAGGAAATTGATATCGAGGAGTATGTAGCGGAGGTATTGGGAGGCGAGATGAAAAATGACTGGCCAGAGGAAGCCTTAAAGGCCCAAGCCATATTGGCCCGTACCTTTGTTATGGAGTTTTTAGTCACGAAAACATCCAAATATGAGGGGGCTGATGTTTCTACAGATATTGAGGAAGCCCAAGCATGGAATAGAGCAGCCGTGAATGAAAGGATAAAAAAGGCGGTACAAGAAACGACGGGAATGGTTCTTTCCCACGGTGGACAGTATGTTAAGGCATGGTTCCACGCCCACGCAGGTGGGAAAACGGCTACAGCTAAAGAAGGATTAAGTTATAAGGAGGCAGAACCACCCTATATTCAGGTAGTGGATTCTCCTGATTCTCCAGAGGCGCCCAAGGAAGATGCCCAATGGACTGCAGAATTTTCAAAACAAGAAATCATACAGGCTGCTAAAAAAATGGGCAATGACATAAATGGACTGAATGATATAAAGGTCAACCAGCGGGGCCCATCGGGTAGAGCGCTCAACCTAGCTATAGATGGAATTACTGTCTCTGCTCCTGAACTTCGTATTGCTCTGGGTAGCACAAAGTTAAAGTCAACTTTCCTAACAGATATTAAAAGAGTAGGGGATAAAGTTGTTTTTAGTGGAAAGGGTTATGGACATGGAGTAGGAATGTCCCAATGGGGCGCCTATGCCATGGCTAAGAATGGAAAGAATGCAACTGAGATCATCCAACATTATTTTAAAGATGTTTCTCTAGTAAAACTATGGGATTAA
- the yabP gene encoding sporulation protein YabP, with the protein MDDKISTRIMGHKVELLDRKILNLQGIKDVHSFNEDTVILETEMGLLTIHGEDLHINNLNVEKSNLNITGKIVSFAYSENVDIRSKGGSFLGKMFR; encoded by the coding sequence ATGGATGATAAGATATCTACCAGAATAATGGGTCACAAAGTTGAATTACTAGATCGTAAAATATTAAATCTACAAGGGATAAAAGATGTACATAGTTTTAATGAAGATACTGTGATATTAGAAACCGAAATGGGTTTACTTACTATTCATGGAGAAGACCTTCACATCAATAACTTAAACGTAGAGAAATCCAATTTGAATATTACAGGAAAAATCGTTTCCTTTGCCTATAGTGAAAATGTGGATATACGAAGTAAGGGAGGCAGCTTCCTGGGAAAAATGTTCCGTTAA
- the yabQ gene encoding spore cortex biosynthesis protein YabQ: MEENIRVQIYVFLFTLYGGLIIGIVYDLIDMLLNGGNKKTKGRGIKDILFWMVSVIIVLGVLFYSNNGIVRVYTLLGFATGWLLYFWLLSPWIRKIIQLIIEIFIRILKIIIMILIIPCKWIKKALYLPVMRVNNKIRRGGAKIKKYFNIPKIVTKQYNKYKGYLGRKK; encoded by the coding sequence ATGGAAGAAAATATACGTGTTCAAATTTATGTATTTTTATTTACCCTTTACGGAGGACTAATTATTGGAATAGTATACGATCTAATCGACATGCTTTTAAATGGAGGAAATAAGAAAACTAAGGGTAGAGGGATAAAAGATATTTTATTTTGGATGGTATCCGTAATTATTGTATTGGGAGTTTTATTTTACAGTAACAATGGCATTGTTAGAGTATATACATTGTTAGGCTTTGCTACAGGATGGCTATTATACTTCTGGCTACTGAGTCCTTGGATAAGAAAAATCATTCAATTAATCATTGAAATCTTCATCAGAATACTTAAAATCATCATCATGATCCTCATCATTCCCTGCAAATGGATAAAAAAGGCACTGTACCTGCCTGTGATGAGGGTAAATAACAAAATAAGAAGAGGGGGAGCAAAAATAAAAAAGTATTTCAATATTCCTAAAATCGTCACAAAACAGTATAATAAATATAAGGGATATTTAGGCAGAAAAAAATAG
- a CDS encoding FtsB family cell division protein, with product MDSRNREDLVKRYQRKKKKRSRRRTIFLLLIIFGYFLYQYIHLEIRYQNLAKEKEQLSIEVEKAQKYYQQLAEEIEQSKSDKHIEIMARKYFGLVYPNEKVYIEVEKDTQENKK from the coding sequence ATGGACTCTAGGAACAGAGAAGATTTAGTAAAAAGATATCAAAGAAAAAAGAAAAAAAGATCTAGAAGAAGAACCATATTTTTGCTGCTCATTATATTCGGTTATTTTTTATACCAATACATCCATTTAGAAATACGATATCAAAACTTGGCTAAAGAAAAGGAGCAACTTAGCATAGAGGTAGAAAAAGCCCAAAAATACTATCAACAATTGGCAGAAGAGATAGAACAATCAAAATCAGATAAACATATAGAAATCATGGCCAGAAAATATTTCGGATTGGTATATCCCAACGAAAAGGTGTACATAGAAGTAGAAAAGGACACGCAGGAAAATAAAAAATGA
- a CDS encoding S1 domain-containing RNA-binding protein has translation MPVEVGKVIEGIVTGITNFGAFVQLEKGKTGLVHISEISDSYVKDINNHLKVQDKVKVKVLSIDKDGKISLSIKQAQPKKSKRNPYQWSGTDQPQTKGLNFEDQLSKFIKESDERQQSLKKSFDSKRGGSYKKGQF, from the coding sequence ATGCCGGTAGAGGTTGGAAAAGTTATTGAAGGTATTGTTACTGGAATTACAAATTTCGGTGCCTTTGTTCAGCTGGAAAAAGGTAAGACAGGCTTGGTTCATATTTCAGAGATTTCCGATAGCTATGTAAAGGATATCAACAACCACCTGAAGGTACAAGATAAGGTGAAAGTGAAGGTATTGTCTATTGATAAAGATGGCAAAATTAGTTTGTCCATTAAACAGGCACAACCTAAAAAAAGTAAGAGAAATCCCTATCAATGGAGTGGAACTGATCAACCTCAAACCAAGGGGTTGAATTTTGAAGACCAATTATCAAAGTTCATCAAAGAAAGTGATGAGCGACAACAATCACTAAAGAAAAGCTTTGATTCTAAAAGAGGGGGCAGTTACAAAAAAGGTCAGTTTTAA
- a CDS encoding Ppx/GppA phosphatase family protein has protein sequence MKKVAIIDIGTNSMRLMIATINNGQIVDREKTLETTRMGQGIDKNGYLSGETIERNFAALKKFVGIAHKQKIEKIVAFATSALRDASNREEFIHKVEKELSLEIQLLSGEREAEIGFKGVMGEIDTERLLVIDIGGGSTEFILGSKKEGIESLTSINIGALRMTEKFIAHDPISAVELKDLEKNIKEQLLPLKEKLSLMEDAKIVGIAGTITTLSAMKQQMEYYDWRKIHQSTLSFKEIAGILQQLIPLNIEERKKIKGLQPKRADIIIAGIVILKCIMEVFAIESIMISESDNLEGMVYELLDLVF, from the coding sequence ATGAAAAAAGTAGCTATAATTGATATAGGCACCAATTCCATGAGGCTAATGATAGCCACAATAAACAATGGACAGATTGTAGATCGGGAAAAAACACTAGAAACCACCCGTATGGGACAAGGAATAGATAAAAATGGATATCTTAGTGGGGAAACCATAGAAAGAAACTTTGCCGCCCTAAAAAAATTTGTGGGCATAGCACATAAACAGAAGATAGAAAAGATAGTGGCCTTTGCCACTAGTGCCCTTAGAGATGCATCAAATAGAGAGGAGTTTATCCATAAGGTAGAAAAAGAATTAAGCCTAGAAATCCAACTGCTTTCCGGAGAAAGAGAAGCGGAAATAGGGTTCAAGGGAGTAATGGGTGAGATAGATACAGAAAGACTACTGGTTATAGATATTGGCGGGGGAAGTACAGAATTTATTCTGGGCAGCAAGAAAGAGGGCATAGAAAGTTTAACCAGCATCAATATAGGTGCCTTGAGAATGACAGAAAAGTTCATTGCCCACGATCCCATAAGTGCTGTAGAATTAAAGGATTTGGAGAAAAATATCAAAGAGCAACTTCTTCCCTTAAAAGAAAAATTATCCCTAATGGAGGATGCAAAAATAGTGGGTATTGCCGGCACCATCACCACCCTATCCGCTATGAAACAACAAATGGAATACTATGATTGGCGGAAAATACATCAAAGCACCCTTTCCTTCAAAGAAATTGCAGGGATTTTACAACAACTTATTCCATTGAATATAGAAGAAAGAAAAAAAATAAAAGGCTTGCAACCCAAAAGAGCCGATATCATTATTGCGGGCATTGTCATATTAAAATGCATTATGGAGGTCTTTGCCATAGAGAGTATCATGATCAGTGAAAGTGATAATCTAGAGGGAATGGTATATGAACTACTAGACCTCGTGTTTTAA